One Triticum dicoccoides isolate Atlit2015 ecotype Zavitan chromosome 4B, WEW_v2.0, whole genome shotgun sequence genomic window carries:
- the LOC119294007 gene encoding subtilisin-like protease SBT1.2 gives MGFLHLFASHVVFLFLSSSLVFLHGAAADQEEALRTYIVQLHPLGSTGGGDATSSDHDWHLAFLIKSVPSSAEQDDKRQWKPSSRLLYSYHTVFDGFAARLSVGEAAALRALQGVASVREDRRVELHTTYSYRFLGLNVCPTGAWARARYGRGVVVGVLDTGVWPESPSFDDRGMPPVPDRWRGVCETGERFNATNCNRKLVGARFYSKGHRANYPTDPSDAAARTREYASPRDAHGHGTHTASTAAGAAVAGASVLGAGAGEARGVAPGAHVAAYKVCWFNGCFSSDILAGMDDAVRDGVDVLSLSLGGFPIPLFEDSIAIGSFRATVRGVSVVSAAGNNGPEPSSVANEAPWMLTVGAATLDRRFPAYVRLGNGRVLYGESMYPGKVDLKNGGKALELFYAAGGSREAMYCMKGSLSAADVAGKMVVCDRGITGRADKGQAVKEAGGAVMVLANSEINRQEDSVDVHVLPATLVGYQEAVELKKYISSTPRPVARIAFGGTRIGRARAPAVALFSARGPSVTSPSVLKPDVIAPGVNIIAAWPGSVGPSGLDGDARRSNFTVLSGTSMACPHVSGIAALVRSAHPSWSPAMVRSAIMTTADVTDRQGKPITDGDSGERADAFAMGAGHVNPALAVDPGLVYDIEPADYVTHLCTLGYTQREVFKITHSAVNCSELLHANPGFTLNYPSIAVAFKDGGGETSTVLRRTVTNVGAPNSTYTARVGAPVGVKVTVAPTTLAFAEFGEKKSFQVRVDASAAAGKDSAEGYLVWKQRSAGQGRRRTVRSPIAVTWPVE, from the coding sequence ATGGGTTTCCTCCACCTGTTCGCCTCTCACGTGGTGttcctcttcctctcctcctcgTTGGTGTTTCTTCATGGCGCCGCCGCGGATCAGGAGGAGGCTCTGCGGACCTACATTGTGCAGCTGCACCCACTCGGATCTACTGGCGGCGGCGACGCAACATCCTCCGACCACGACTGGCACCTCGCCTTCCTCATCAAATCCGTGCCTTCCTCAGCGGAGCAAGATGACAAGCGCCAGTGGAAGCCGTCGTCGCGGCTGCTGTACTCTTACCACACCGTGTTCGACGGCTTTGCGGCGCGGCTCTCGGTCGGCGAGGCGGCAGCTCTGCGGGCGCTGCAGGGCGTCGCGTCGGTGCGCGAGGACCGCCGGGTCGAGCTGCACACCACGTACTCCTACCGGTTCCTCGGCCTCAACGTGTGCCCGACCGGGGCGTGGGCACGCGCGCGGTACGGCCGCGGCGTGGTCGTCGGGGTGCTCGACACTGGCGTGTGGCCGGAGAGCCCGAGCTTCGACGACCGCGGGATGCCGCCGGTGCCGGACCGGTGGCGGGGCGTGTGCGAGACCGGGGAGCGGTTCAACGCGACGAACTGCAACCGCAAGCTCGTCGGCGCGCGGTTCTACTCCAAGGGCCACCGCGCCAACTACCCGACAGACCCGTCGGACGCCGCGGCGCGCACGCGGGAGTATGCTTCGCCGCGGGACGCGCACGGGCACGGGACTCACACGGCGTCGACGGCCGCGGGGGCCGCCGTGGCCGGAGCCAGTGTTCTCGGCGCCGGGGCCGGGGAGGCGCGCGGCGTGGCTCCCGGCGCGCACGTCGCCGCGTACAAGGTCTGCTGGTTTAACGGCTGCTTCAGCTCCGACATACTGGCCGGGATGGACGATGCGGTGCGTGACGGCGTCGACGTGCTGTCCCTCTCCCTTGGCGGCTTTCCCATCCCGCTCTTCGAGGACAGCATCGCCATCGGCAGCTTCCGTGCCACGGTGCGCGGCGTCTCCGTCGTGAGCGCCGCCGGTAACAACGGGCCGGAGCCGAGCTCCGTGGCCAACGAAGCGCCCTGGATGCTCACCGTCGGCGCCGCCACACTGGACCGCCGCTTCCCGGCGTACGTCCGGCTCGGCAACGGCCGGGTCCTGTACGGCGAGTCCATGTACCCGGGAAAAGTCGATTTGAAAAATGGCGGGAAGGCGCTCGAGCTGTTCTACGCCGCCGGTGGGTCCCGGGAagcgatgtactgcatgaagggctCCCTCTCCGCGGCCGACGTCGCCGGGAAGATGGTGGTATGTGACCGCGGCATCACCGGCCGGGCAGACAAAGGCCAGGCGGTGAAAGAAGCGGGCGGGGCGGTCATGGTGCTCGCGAACTCCGAGATCAACCGGCAGGAGGACTCCGTCGACGTGCACGTCCTTCCCGCGACGCTCGTCGGCTACCAGGAGGCTGTCGAGCTCAAGAAGTACATCAGCTCGACGCCGCGGCCGGTGGCGAGGATCGCGTTCGGCGGCACGCGGATCGGGCGAGCGCGCGCGCCAGCGGTGGCGCTCTTCTCGGCGCGCGGGCCGAGCGTGACGAGCCCGTCGGTGCTGAAGCCGGACGTGATCGCCCCCGGGGTTAACATCATCGCGGCGTGGCCGGGCAGCGTGGGCCCGTCGGGGCTGGACGGCGACGCGCGGCGGTCCAACTTCACGGTGCTGTCGGGGACGTCGATGGCGTGCCCGCACGTGAGCGGCATCGCAGCGCTGGTCAGGTCAGCGCACCCTTCATGGAGCCCGGCGATGGTGCGGTCGGCGATCATGACGACGGCCGACGTGACGGACCGGCAGGGCAAGCCGATAACCGACGGCGACAGCGGGGAGCGCGCCGACGCGTTCGCCATGGGCGCCGGGCACGTGAACCCCGCCCTCGCCGTCGACCCGGGCCTCGTCTACGACATCGAGCCGGCAGACTACGTGACGCACCTCTGCACGCTGGGGTACACGCAGAGGGAGGTGTTCAAGATCACGCACAGCGCCGTTAACTGCAGCGAACTGCTGCACGCGAACCCTGGGTTCACGCTCAACTACCCGTCGATCGCGGTGGCGTTcaaggacggcggcggcgagacaTCAACAGTGCTCCGGAGGACGGTCACCAACGTGGGCGCGCCCAACTCGACGTACACGGCGCGGGTGGGCGCGCCGGTAGGGGTGAAGGTCACGGTCGCGCCCACGACGCTGGCGTTCGCGGAGTTCGGCGAGAAGAAGAGCTTCCAGGTGCGGGTGGACGCGTCGGCCGCGGCGGGGAAGGACAGCGCGGAGGGGTACCTGGTGTGGAAGCAGCGGAGCGCGGGGCAGGGGAGGCGGCGCACGGTGAGGAGCCCCATTGCCGTGACCTGGCCCGTGGAGTAG